TTTGTAACACCACTTCGCCGAGTTAGAGCCACCGTTAGCCGCGGTACAGGTGAAAAGCGGGCCGAAGAAGTTATCCGGGTCGCCGGTGGCAGTGGTCCAGCCCATTAATGCCGCCTGGTGTTCGCCGCTCTTCACCCGTTTCAGGTATTCGCCCCACTCATAGGTCACCACTTTCGCCTGCACGCCCACTTTTGCCCAGTCCGCCTGGATCATCTCCGCCATGCGCTTGGCGTTCGGGTTATAGGGGCGCTGAACCGGCATCGCCCAGAGATCGATGGTGGTGCCCGGCGGCAGCCCGGCCTCTTTCAGCAGCGCCTTCGCTTTTTCCGGATCGTAGTCGTAATCTTTCAGCTCGCTGTCCGCGCTCCAGACGCCCGGCGGCAGCAGATTTTTCGCCGCCGTGCCGGTGCCCTGAAAGACCGCTTTGATGATCGCCGGTTTGTTAATCGCCATCGCCAACGCTTGGCGCACTTTCACATTATCCAGCGGTGCTTTCTGCGTATTGAAGGCGAGGAAGCCGGTGTTCAGCCCCGCTTTGCTCATCAACGTAATTTCTTTGTTCTCTTTCAGGCGCGGCAGATCCGCCGGGTTCGGGAACGGCATCACCTGGCACTCATTTTTCTCCAGCTTCGCTACGCGCACCGAGGCATCCGGCGTGATGCTGAACACCAGCCGGTCGATTTTCGAACGCCCCTGCCAGTAATCATCGAAGGCAGTAAAGAGAATGCGGGAATCTTTCTGGTACTGCGCCAGACGGAACGGCCCGGTACCGACCGGGTCGCTGTCGACGCGCTGCGGCGTACCGGCTTTTAACATCGCATCGGCATATTCGGCGGAGAGAATCGAGGCGAAATACCACGCCAGATCGGCGACAAATGGCGCTTCAGGGTGCGCCAGCGTAAAGCGCACTGTGTGCTCGTCCACTTTATCGATGGCGGTAATCAGTGAGCCAAATTCGAGGCTTTCAAAGTTGGAGTAGGTACCGTTAGAGACGTTGTGGTAGGGGTTTTTCGGATCTTTTTGCCGCATAAACGAGAAAATCACATCATCAGCATTAAAGTCCCGCGTCGGCTTGAAGTATTTATTGCTCTGAAACTTCACATCTTTTCGCAGATGAAAGGTGTAGACCTTGCCATCTTCGCTAACGTCCCAGCGCTCAGCCAGGCTCGGCTGTAACTCGGTAGTGCCAGCTTTGAAATCGACCAGCCGGTTATAGACCGGAACCGCGCTGGCATCCACACTGGTGCCGGAGGTGTAAAGCTGCGGGTTAAAGTTTTCCGGTGAGCCTTCAGAGCAATAAACCAGTGTTTTCGCCGCCACAGAAGAAGTGCCTATCAACGTGGTCAACGCCAGAGCAAGTGTTGTCGGTTTGCTAATCATAGTGTTTCCTGTTGTTTTATTTTTAATGCTTGTTGTTTGCCTGCTCATAAATAACATTAAAGTGAAATTGCAAACACCTGATAATACGAATAAAGAAGGAATCACTATGCCCTCGCCGCTAGCCAGTCAATTAACGCAGCGCTTCTTTCGCTACCTGAGTATCACCAGTCAAAGC
This Kosakonia cowanii JCM 10956 = DSM 18146 DNA region includes the following protein-coding sequences:
- a CDS encoding ABC transporter substrate-binding protein is translated as MISKPTTLALALTTLIGTSSVAAKTLVYCSEGSPENFNPQLYTSGTSVDASAVPVYNRLVDFKAGTTELQPSLAERWDVSEDGKVYTFHLRKDVKFQSNKYFKPTRDFNADDVIFSFMRQKDPKNPYHNVSNGTYSNFESLEFGSLITAIDKVDEHTVRFTLAHPEAPFVADLAWYFASILSAEYADAMLKAGTPQRVDSDPVGTGPFRLAQYQKDSRILFTAFDDYWQGRSKIDRLVFSITPDASVRVAKLEKNECQVMPFPNPADLPRLKENKEITLMSKAGLNTGFLAFNTQKAPLDNVKVRQALAMAINKPAIIKAVFQGTGTAAKNLLPPGVWSADSELKDYDYDPEKAKALLKEAGLPPGTTIDLWAMPVQRPYNPNAKRMAEMIQADWAKVGVQAKVVTYEWGEYLKRVKSGEHQAALMGWTTATGDPDNFFGPLFTCTAANGGSNSAKWCYKPFDQLIAEAKATTDHDKRVALYKQAQQMMHDQMPAVMIAHSTIFEPVRKEVQGYEVDPFGKHLFWQVDLKK